One genomic region from Jiangella sp. DSM 45060 encodes:
- a CDS encoding SRPBCC family protein — protein sequence MARTDTETDARPEQSLRGVLDELPLDRLKDEAKNGLTSLGEWAMKSAGERIGKATDKLDDIAGGGPIGGAAVAGAAKDGLTGAVKGAVGGVKDKVAGAFSRGGSNGGTKGDKATRSTNIVEEIDIGAPVRVVYDQWTQFQDFAGFMKKVESVEQKSDEKLDFKAQVFWSHRTWSATILEQVPDELIVWRSAGEKGHVDGAVTFHELAPRLTRVVVVLEYYPQGLVERTGNLWRAPGRRARLELKHFRRHVMVHLLRDPDQVEGWRGEIHEGEVEETDEEAREREAEEDEAYDDEYAEDEEDLGDEEELGDEEELGDEEELEEEPEEDEEPEEDEELEEDEETER from the coding sequence ATGGCACGCACCGACACCGAGACCGATGCCCGCCCGGAGCAGAGCCTGCGCGGCGTGCTCGACGAGTTGCCGCTGGACCGGCTCAAGGACGAGGCGAAGAACGGGCTCACGTCGCTCGGCGAGTGGGCGATGAAGTCCGCCGGTGAGCGTATCGGCAAGGCCACCGACAAACTCGACGACATCGCCGGCGGCGGCCCGATCGGCGGCGCCGCTGTCGCGGGTGCCGCGAAGGACGGGCTGACCGGCGCGGTCAAGGGTGCCGTCGGCGGCGTCAAGGACAAGGTCGCGGGCGCCTTCTCCCGCGGCGGCTCGAACGGGGGCACCAAGGGTGACAAGGCGACCCGCTCGACGAACATCGTCGAGGAGATCGACATCGGCGCCCCGGTCCGCGTCGTCTACGACCAGTGGACGCAGTTCCAGGACTTCGCCGGCTTCATGAAGAAGGTCGAGAGCGTCGAGCAGAAGTCCGACGAGAAGCTGGATTTCAAGGCGCAGGTGTTCTGGTCGCACCGCACGTGGTCGGCGACCATCCTCGAGCAGGTGCCGGACGAGTTGATCGTCTGGCGCTCGGCGGGGGAGAAGGGCCACGTCGACGGCGCCGTGACGTTCCACGAACTGGCGCCGCGGCTGACCAGGGTGGTCGTCGTGCTCGAGTACTACCCCCAGGGGCTGGTCGAGCGCACCGGCAACCTCTGGCGGGCGCCTGGCCGCCGGGCCCGGCTGGAGCTCAAGCACTTCCGCCGCCACGTCATGGTGCACCTCCTGCGCGACCCCGACCAGGTCGAGGGCTGGCGCGGCGAGATCCACGAGGGCGAGGTCGAGGAGACCGACGAGGAGGCGCGCGAGCGCGAGGCCGAGGAGGACGAGGCCTACGACGACGAGTACGCGGAGGACGAGGAGGACCTCGGCGACGAGGAGGAGCTCGGCGACGAGGAGGAGCTCGGCGACGAGGAGGAGCTCGAGGAGGAGCCGGAGGAGGACGAGGAGCCGGAAGAGGACGAGGAGCTGGAAGAGGACGAGGAGACCGAGAGGTGA